The DNA segment gtataaaaatcatttatatcgattcctcgcatataaaatccttaagaatgttccctaactatcgatccctcgcataattataagaacaacttagaacgaagctcagacgtttaatagcaattaacattttaagtcTATTCccagcactcaaatatgttaagtattgttgtttaggtccgaaccctaaaaatacctcccggtcaaatttaagattctcaatttgtcacggaaaattaaaagtaaaacaacaataccaataatcaatcaagaactgaatattaatatataaaatatcacctcaatacataagagtttgagcagattactcccaatcccaaagggtagaattagccacgcatacttctatcaccttccattctcccaattgggttacaattcactctatggtgttttcctctcaatctggcacactaaggttgagcctctagccctctatttatcctagttttctagggttaggtttattgtgtcgcgctaatgggctaaatgataaaacataaaaaaggcccaatctttctttgcatcttttccattctgggaccttctatctttatcctttttagctcaaatcattcatctttaatccaaatctccaatcttcctcagaaatctgcaattaacaccaaatttgggaataaaatactcttattcaaataaagatcataaaaaatgtaaaaaggtataaattcataaattagggattattttatatgtaaattagcaataaatcctcataagtgcctatattttaatatgaaatattactgaaattagacacttatcattAGGCAACCAGTTTAAAATTTATACAGACAAAAAAGCCTCAACACACTCTTGTCCCAAACCATTCAAACCCCAGACCAACAGAAATGGACAGCAAAGCTTCAAGGGTATGATTTCCAAATAATTTACAAACCTGGGAAAACGAACGTGGTGGCTGATTCGCTCTCTCGCCAAGAGTCATCATCCCCAGCCCTGTTGCTAGCCATCTCCACCCCGCTGCCCACCATTTTCAAAGAGCTGCATCAATATTTCACTACAGAGGAAGGTTGCCACTTGATGACGTTACACACTCAAAACCAACCATTGCCAAATGAGTTCTTCACCAAACAGGGTTTGCTCTTCTTCCGCAACCGGATTTTTGTTCCCTCAGCTCATGACTTTCGCACTCGGATCATTCAGGAATTTCATGACTCCCCGTCAGGGGGGCATTCGGGTTTCAAGCCCACCCTGACAAAAGTCGCTGCTTCCTTCTACCGGACCTGTTTGACTAGAGATATTAAAGCTTTCATCCAAAACTGCTCCATCTGCAAACAAAACAAATACCTGCCACAAAAACCACAAGGATTACTACAACCACTTCCTATTCCCAACCGAGTGTGGGAAGACATTTCTATGGACTTTATTACCCATTTACTGGTTTCGGCAGGCCATACGGTGATCTGGGTAATCTGCGACCGTCTCTCCAAATACACCCACTTCTTAGCACTACCAACCCATTACACAGCTCAGAGTCTTGCCCACAGATTCTCCACAGAAATCTGTCGTCTCCATGGAGTGCCCGCTAGCATAGTATCTGACCGTGATTCGCTCTTCACTAGCACATTCTGGCGTACCCTATTCAAAGATCAAGGAACTAAATTGCAGTTTAGTTCATCCTACCACCCTCAAACCGATGGCCAGACAGAAGTTTTGAATAGAGTATTAGAAGCTTACCTTCGGTGTTTCGCCAGCACCCATCCCCACTCATGGTACAAGTTTCTCCACCTCGCAGAGTTATGGTACAATACATCATACCACTCATCCATTGGCACCTCCCCATTCCACGCTGTGTATGGGCGTCCACCGTCGACCACCCTAGACATGCTGCACACACCACGATCAGAAACCACAGtctcaaaaattttaaaagagCATACTTTGGTCATTCATCACTTGAAACAGAACCTCCTCCGCAACCGCCAGCGCATGCGCGATCAAGCGAATAGCCACCGCACCGACCGCTCCTTCGTCGTCGGTGACTGGGTTTGGCTTCGTCTTCAACCACACCGGCAACACTCCGTCCAGCGGCGCCCCTCTCCGAAGCTATCACCACGCTACTCCGGTCCCTATCGCGTGGAACGCCGCATCGGAGCAGTGGCTTACGAGCTCCGGTTGCCATCGTCGTCAAGGGTCCACCCAGTCTTTCATGTTTCCCTCTTGCGCCAGTTCAAAGGGAATGCTCCTGAGACAGTATCTAATGTTAACCAGTTACTGAACTCACCATCTTCCACTAACTCTACTTCACCAAACTATCTGACACCACCGCAAGCGTCCACCAATCAGGACATGTCGCCTGGCATCGCATTTACTCAGGGTCACGTGACTCTGCTACCAGCTGTCGTCCCTAATGACATGCAACCTAGCATCCAGAAACTTGCATCTACTCACGATCACTCAGTCCCTAAAAGTGACCCATCCTGCACAAGCCCAAAGCCCATGCCTCACAATTCCGTTACTCCTGGCTCTCCCCAAAACCCTAATAGCGGCCCACATTTGGCTAGCCCAATTGGCGTTTCCCCCTTCTCAATTGCTGATAACGCTACCCTCCACCTCATTAGCGGTCCACCAGAGGCAAGCTCCATTCCCAACAGTACTTCCTCACACTTTGCGGACAAAGTGAATTTTCCAGCGGATGGTATTGATAGAGAAGGGCCCAACACTATAGAAAGACCCAAGAGACAACCAAAACAACCCACATGGATAAATGATTACATACTAAACTAGGGGAGTGCAGTTAATCAATATGAATGTAATTGGGCCTCTGTTAGCCTATAACTCTTAACCTAAAAACTCACATATATAAGTGAGCACTATGAGAAATAAAGCAAGAGTATTTTTACCCTAATATTAGTTAGTCAAGGTAGTTATTGTAGCTGTCCCCTTTTATCTATCACCATGCCACAAGGAACactgaattatcaagtacaatattcgctaaatataacaacagaacaataaaaagagtttaaaagtgatggtgttggcactgatcaataacaaaacaaacaaagaattcgttgtttcaattggaaaaatagggattaagtttcatctctcccactctaatgtattttgattagtatgttaatattgagttctttgattgaaattgatgcccgtagaaaattcatttatatcgatctctcgcatataaaatccttaagaatgtttcctaaatatcgatccctcacatatttataaaaacaacttagaatcacactcagacgttaatgacaattaacatttcaagtctatccctaacactcaaatatgttaagtattgttgtttaggttaGAACCCTACAAATACCTAttggtcagatttaagattctcaatttgtcactgaaagttaaaataaaacaacaataccaataatcaatcaagaactgaatattaatatataatatatcacctcaatacataagagtttgagcatattactcccaattccaaagggtagaattagtcacaCATACTTCTAACACctttcattctcccaattgggttacaattcactctatggtgtttttctctcaatctagcacactagggttgagcctctagcccgttatttatcctatttttctagggttaggttgcttcctgtgttgcgctaatgggctaaatgataaaacataaaaaagactcaatctttctttgcctctttttccattctgggaccttccgactttatctttttagctcaaattattctcttttattccaaatcttcaatcttccCTAGAAAtttgcaattaacaccaaatttgggaataaaatgcttttattcaaataaaactcataaaaatgtaagaatgtataaattcataaattaaggattattttatatgtaaattaacaataaatcctcataagtgtctatattttaatatgaaatattacataaattagacacttatcaatgTTCATCCACCACAACttcatttatcaattttaaatttttatacttGTCTAGTAACCATTTACTCTGTACtcagttcatttttttttaaataattatctattttttttaaataaaaactttcatgttaggtatcactatgcaatttgagatctcagctaggctgacacctcaagtaacaacaatcaatAATTATCTAAAATTTATGAATAGAGAACTTAACTTAACAgcagaaattataaaatatattttattttaatttatataatataaccATTTTAAACATTACACTAAAtaaaatcactaaataaaaatcaattttattaacCAAAATTATTGGTTACTATTTGATTaaagatcattttataaactaaaaaatttattgatatctaagatagtttatattattaataaaaatttataaaatagtttctaaattagtattaaaTTATTAACTACAAAGATTTAAACTATTTCACTTACTacgtattatttttttagagattatttaaaatataaaatattaataactaaaatcttaataactagtttaaatactaatttaaaaattattttacaaatttttattaataatacaaattattttagataccaataattatttttaatttttttaaaaatatttaatttaactaatatattaattaattattttttatctttaaatttagttattatttaattattatttttaatattaaatgtaTTTGTCAAAaacacttgttttttttttctccttttattttctttctcttctcccACTTGCCTCTATCATTGCTTGTCCTTCAGTGTGCTTGAGTCACCATTGCCATGGTGGATGAGCATTGGAGGTATGTTGTTGCTCGCTAACCAGTAAATACTCGTGCCACCATTTTCAAAGCTTTGTGCTGCCACCACCGTCATCAAACTTCGTATAATTGGTTTATCTTAATTTATGTTTTCTTGTGCTCTTATAAGAATTTGATACTATTGTTTTTTAGAGGCCTTTTGATACTATGCTATGtttgaaagaagagaaaagaaaaaaaaaaattctagagAGATAgtggtttttttaaaaatgaaatatgaatagctgaaaattttatttatatgttctttttattttaataataaaatatttgtatatcatttaaaatatatcactttCACTTTAAGGTTATTTTTTAGATCTTTACGCATTGAACTTATATTGTACTATTTTTAAGAGTGTTTTCTTGTATTTTGAGAGGTCTTGTTCTCAAAAGGAGATTAAGATTAGTTAAACCTCTAAAGGTCTGTGTACTCCTTGTAATCTAGAGAAGTTTGTGTACTCGTGTAATTTAGATGTTGGTGTATTCTTTGTAATCAACTTGTTGATTAGTGAAACCTCTTGAGAAATTAATGGAaaattggatgtagctcaaggttttGGGTGAACCAATACAAAATCTACTTTACTATTGCTTTTCTTGTACGGTTAGACGTTGTGTTTATTCTGTATTATCTATTATTTGAGTTCAAACTTCATTCAACTGTCTTCTTGAACCAAATATTCTTACatgaattaatttataaacacaATTTAGTGTGGCTCTTAAATACattattcacaattttttttcagttGTTAATGATAGAAAATGGATTATTTCTTCAACTAGGGCCACATGATGCATTGCAATGAAGAAGGGTCCCTgaaatacatgattctttgacaactAGTTTTCTCTCCCGAAAACAGTCCATCTTCTTCCTTCCCTGTTGAAGATTCCGCATTAACTAAAGgtaaaaacatttcataatatataagtgggtgcaaactttACCTTATgagttaattttgtaaaattgagttaagcttaaagttcactttttaatatgttaaagtCATTTAGAGTCTATCTTAACAAGAGTTTGTTGACCATATTAGGTCATCCGCTATAAAAccattcataaatatatagtcttatACACAAGTTAACAACCTTACCGTGAGAGAAGTGTGTTGAAAATCTTAAATCGACTAAGACTAAAAATAATGACAcagagaaaaaggaaaaaaaaaattgactacTAACATTAACATTATAGATCTTTCAGCCATCATTTACTTTGTTAAAAAggtaaggttttttttttccatttgagTTTCTAACATAACATCCTCAAGGGTATGTTTCTTGCCAAAATAATTTCGAGGAATAAAATTTAAGATCACTTGAcattttagtttataatattTCAAAGGATACACGCGTGGACATTATTcttgattttttaaaacaattgtCAGTTTCTTCATTAATTATTCTGTTTTCATTCACGTGATAAGAATGGGTATATATCTTGCTTTCtcctaaaaatataatatatcaaAGATGGCTTTCAATTAATTAGTTTGAAATGTCAGATTTTTAAACTGATaatttatactaattaaatCATTACTCTCAtccatttaatttaataatattttcataaatgttactttcaataaaaataataaatttatttttcattcacaACATAAAGTCTAAACCTACACCATCTAAAAGTTGTGGATCTGCAacaattacataaaataaatgaaCAATTCTCAACTCATCTCCACCTTatcaaaactttttaaaaaattataaaaaatgtttatgtGCAAACAAATGTAGTTGACAATCATGTAGCACTAGAACTTTCTATGATGAGACTTTTTCAATGATTCatgaattaaaaatgttttcagACAGACAAGGCCAGTGTAGTTGGTGAAGCTGTGAATCATGTGAAAGGAATTCAAGAACTAGTGAAAGAGCTACAAATccaaagagagagagagagagagaggagtgTGTAAATTCAACAATCgccaaaaagtaaaaaataatttattcttattattatcaactaactttaattaaatattaaattataattttataaatttaatgttactactattgatttttttaattcattattttcacttttattattatcaatatttttattttataattttattattattatcatcttATAAACCCTATTAAAATCccttttatttcatttcattatttgATATCTACAAAATTGTTATTTGAGTTACAATGCAAAATTACTATCTACCATCCCATTGACTATATCATTCCATTAACCACTCTCTTGGTTGTGCTTAAAGCCTTAACCTCTTGTTAATAATGGAGGATTCATGATATAATTTGGTTTGTCAATGGCCAAAGAAACTCACTAttatattatagttttttttaatcaacaataaaaatttaataaatagaagTACTAGGGATACTCCAACCCATGTACAAAATTTTTCTATGCTAGAGAAATGAGGTTTACAGATAAAATACTAAAACATAGCCATATTCCAAAACATAGCCATATTCTGCATATATAATTATGATAAGCTTACACCTCTTTAAAAAACATCATGATGTCAATACATAAATCAAATTATCTATTAAGGAATCTAGCAACTTAGTCCAAATCCATAATATAGGCATATCAGCTAAAAAGAAAGACTTTGTCTCTTTGCTATTTAGTGCAGTTTCCAAGCATCCATTATCCATTATGACTATAATTGTACCCCAAGAAATTCCTCTCATGCAAACCAATATTCTAGCCAAAAGTAGAGAAAAGACGTTAATCATCAATTTAGTGATTTTAAACATTCATATACATTAAtacaccaatcagaataagagAAATTTGACTTTGGAAATTTATAACTTACCCATGCCCACGCCTTTACTTTGGCCaaagaaaaaatttcaacaGGATCCACCACAGCATTATTGAAAATTATCATATTCCTATGATTCCATATTGCCCAAATAATAGAAATCCACATACATTTCCAAACACAATTTTCCAAGTAGTTTAGACCCGTAAAATCTATTTGTTGAAATGTTGAATAACATTATCACCATGTAAAAAAGCTCTACCAGCCCAAGTATCAGACATATACCACACTTTAGAAGTCACTTTACATGTGAAACAAAGATGATTTACCGTTTCAAACTCAGATCCACACATGGCACACATCCCCCCTCCAGCCTGAATTCCTTTATGTATTAAATTATCATATGTTGcaattttaccaattaaaaCACGTCAGGCAAAGTAATGTGCTGATGGAAGAGCTTTTAGTCTCCAAAAAAACATCAAAATTGAATGCAGAGCATGAATATGGCTGCAAGATATTTTAGTGGCAAAGAATTTTATAAGCAGAGTTAActattatattatagttattataatGACGTAGACTTCAAATTTTTTACatgataattttataaattgataagatgataaattatgtaatccCTATTAGATATGTTAGATAGTCTAATGTATCACCTTTAAACAGTTTAATATCCCATTAGATGATTTTATGAGAATAATTAAGTTTATGAAGTTTTTATGATAACAAATATCATAAGATATATTAGGATTGACCATGatggaattttattttttttgtttttactaaaatggagttcgtttaaaaaaattacaaagacaAGTCGTGACATAAATTAAAGAATTTCAGTCGTCACATAAATTTAGGCAATGATCAAAAGAAAACTATCTTAACATTGATTTCTTGAAATAATAGAAAATCTTTATTATTTCTTAATTGAAGATAATAATTTCGGATATGACATCATGGATCAAgttcaacaaataaaaatagtcctgataaattaaaaaaaatacatgatgtgtaggaattttatttaaaattcttattatatatatatatgtgattttttaataaattgattttttaaatttcgtttttgaattatacaaaatataattaaaatcgtATTTTTTTATTCGAGTTCAATGTAAATCATTTGTGACAAATTCGTATATGATAAATACAATTTcttctaattttataaaatagtatatcATATTAGTAATTTACTTTCAATTAACCaattctgaaattaaaaaaaatataccaatttttaagaaaattgattttaaattgaACTACTTTCCAAAATAAAAAGCATTTGGAATTTGAACATTTAAAGTTACATTATTGCTAAGATACATAGCATTTAATTTTGGAAGCATATGTGTCAATGTGTCATATCATCTTTGTTCACACTGTGAGTTCCCACTGCTCACATGCTATCCATAAAACACCTGTCTTATATAGAACATAATGCATTTAAGACATTTTATTAGACATTTTACCAACTATTTGTACATCTATTGATGGTTTTAAGATGGGAACACATTTAAGAACTAAGAACTTCTACCACATTAATTATTCATTACAAACCCAACAAATAACTTATTTATaacactttttaattttagttataaaTCTTCACTTATCAAGCCATCTTATGACATTAGTAGTTTCCACCTTCATACCAAAATACAATTGTTCTGAATTTTGGTAGATtagttacaattttatttttaatacacaTGTGAAAgacttaagaaaattatatttaaattgtttttgagATTTGAATCTTAAATAATTGTGATGcaagtttattattatttagaaataaaatcaaaagaaaatttaattaatattctttaattatttaaaatgtttttagaaaataaaattataaagttcTAAAGTACAGAATACCtaaatgattaattttaataatagtaTTTAACATCAAAACATTTATATATGATTTAACAACTATAGAAGAATAATTAACattatcttttatattaatattttttaaatttttatttttatcttgtttataaattaatcttaatatataaaaaattgatttatctttttaattataGAGAAACTTGTTGCaattttgttatgattttttttatttgtatttgtttttgtCTAAAACAAGATTCAGATAactattctttattattttcaatcGGTCGGTCACTTTTCTTCCTTCCACTTAACTCAACAACTTTCACCTCATCTTAGTCAATCATCAATCATTTACTTCAGTCAAACTCTTCCTTTCTTCGTAGGCTCTCAGTCGGGATAACACCTGCAAAAATGTTCTATTGATCAAGTAAGCGTTTGGTGCAATTAATATGtgataatttgtatatttttctcGAAACTTTTgtgattatttatattattattatggacCATTATATATTATTGGGTCAGATTTGTGTTTTGAATCGTCATTAAAAACATATTACATAATATTTACTTGCTGCTTAGGCTCGTTAATTTTCTTATAAGAATTTAGACTTTAAGATTTATGATTTAGAGTTTATTGATTAACACAACCGAATATCGaagtatttaaaatttgtatggTTCCGACCGATTGTGTTGCAAGTGAAcgaagaatataaaatattttaaatgcttatagttttaatagtTACAAGAAGTAAGAAATTTGTAATTTTGCTATAGAAATTAGCGTGATTACATTGTTGTGGAACTTGGTTCCCTATTACAAGAAGAACCGTTAACAAGTGAAAACAAACTTTCTTTATCAACTTATATATAAATTGGACATATCCTAAAGTTTATCTAATTTTCATGTAAAGATTAAATGCAAGATTGAGGGTCACAAGATAATCAAATAccctcttttctttttcaaatgttttgttggaaatatttttacttttaaaatttaaaaaaacataatttttttattatatatatatattatttttaattagtaaCTATTAATGTTTcaattactaattattttagattttaaattaatttttaattaaattagtgattactttaaaatttaaaatttaaaaaataattaataattaatagtattaaatactaatttaaaaattattttaaatattcataatattttaatttataaaataatatttaataattattaattatttttttatctttaaattagtttttgtattatattttttttatatttgaagtttCCTTTGTCTATTTGTCTCTTATAACGAGACAAATTTTAACATCTTTAATCCACCACTTCTTTgaatttaattcatttattctctatcaaaaatatatatataatatttgttttccTCACTTCCCTTTATTTCTTCTCACCTCCATCATTTTCCATATTCCACATATATCAAACAATGAGttagatattttttatagtaacgttttgatttttttctacACCACATccattttcttcttccttcacTGTTACAAttattccttcttctttttccttttaacAAAACCATTTTCCAGGCATCTAAACATTTCATACTTAAATCATAAACAttacatttaataatttaataatactttttattttaataaatttgttaattgttttttaatcatattaCGCGTCTATGTTCCTACTGGTAACGATTACACCCATTAAGACTTTTTAAGTATATTATTAAGAATATTcgttctaaaatagtttttatttcttaaataaaagaatatcgaaacaaaaaataaatcagaaaaattaaaaataatacttcATTGAGGTCTTAACATCggttaatttaaaatttattttaaataactaaaattacataattatgGATCAAAGGAAGTATTTTGAATAAAGTATGcccaaatttgttttttttattaatttacatCAGCACCAAATTACACACTAGACGAACCTTCCCCTAGTTGTTTTCTCTAATTCATAGCAGTCATAGTTGAAGACAGCATTATTTTTATGTGCACAAACCTAAAGATCTCTTTACACTATGGGAcatgaatattaaaaaacatgTTCACAGGTTTCTATTGTTTTATAGGCAAAaacaaaccaaaccaaaccaccAAATCTCATCTTCTCATCAGTCAATCATACAGTAGAATCCAAAaacttgatatattttttttttctcaatagtGTACAATCCCATAACTTGTTTGATGCACTAGCACAGATCACAAACTCACTGTTGCATGCCATACACATCCAAAAGATATTCTCTCAGATTCTTCACTAGCTCATCCGTGCTCATTCTGCATTCCTCATCCATCTGCATCATAGCAGAACATCACAAACCATGCATTTGCATAATTTCACATATGAGTGCATTCTAATGAATAATTATCTGGGTTCATGGACTGtgtttgatatatatatacctGAGCAATGATGTGGATTATAAGAGTAGAAGTGCCAAATGGTAACACGCTGCTACTGGTTGGAGAAAGATGGAACTTTTCAAGCAAGACAAGTATGTTGCAGATTATGTCCTTTTGCTTCTCACAATGGATTCTGATGAGTACTTCCTCATCAAGAACTCTTGCTTCAACCTCAAACAGTGATTCTTTGTTGCTTTCACTAATATTGCTGCTGTTTTTATCTGAGGAGGCTTGAGATTTCATTACCAATGTTGATGAATGATGCACTACTCTTGTGTCATTGTTTTGATTTTCCAACTCTTTTACTCTCTCTTGAAGTTGCCTTGTGTAATTCACAGCTTCACGAAGCACATAAGCCTTGTCCATCTGCAAAGTTACCCAGAAAAAATCTTAGTTGATTGAAAATAACTAatacaacttttttttgttCTAAAAGAAAGTTGCTACCCTCAtctataaaaaattgaaatattcaaattaataCTTGATaatccttttcaaatttaagTGTTATACATTACAAAAACAACAATAATGCATTGGAGATTCTAATTATAATAGTACTTCATGGGGAGTGGACcatgaaattttttctttaatattttcttcctGTGTGATGATTAGTTTGCTGGTGTCATCTTTTTGAATACTATAATATTTCCCATTATTAGCAAAATAATGCTTCAGTGGTTCACTGCTTTATAAGTctaaaatcttattttaaaatatcaaatgaaaAAGTAGGACAACATGTTAAGGGATTCTTAAACCTAAtcaagcataagcaaaaaacaccaaatatttttattaattcaaaAGTTAACTGATAATACAGGAAAActgttttaatattaaataataagatGTGTCAATTATgtgtttaggatttagggtaaaaaatatgttttctaaTTCTAAAGTTCAACATTTTTCTATCCAAAAGGTgtattgaaaatatataaaataaatcgaTATCATCATATTTTATCACTTTATATTATTTCAAGAGAGCAAGTTTAGTTCATGCAAAAGAGAATAATGAGGGAGATAAAGGTGAGAAAGCAAATGCCAAGAAAcaaacatgaaaaataaaaattatcttacttttttttatataaaaataactaCTAGCTAGACTTCTTCTTAAATGAGTTgacttcatatatatatatatatatatatatatatatatatataaatgaaaatgcAAGATTGATGAAACCATATAATTCTTAACATAATAAAAACTGTGTCTTTCATGGATTGAAAAAAATATCCTTCTGACCAACACAAGTTATAGCAAATAAAAACACAGAAATCTTTATAAAACATTCATATAAAAACCCATTAAATAgtcataaaaaaacatatttttatgcATTTGATGAAAggaaatcattttaaatttttttataatactgAATGACACTTGtggaaaaaaatatgaataagtTCAGTGTATGGTAATTGACCCTCTTGAGTCCAGGAATGGTTGCTGAAAGTGCTATGATGCTCCCTGTCAGTTCCTGTCTCCTTTTCCTCTCAGCAATGATGTGATGTTGTGTCTCAGAGGGCCTTCTGACCCTCTTTCTTGGCTGATCCATGAATGGTTCAAATTCATCAGCTCCATCTT comes from the Phaseolus vulgaris cultivar G19833 chromosome 8, P. vulgaris v2.0, whole genome shotgun sequence genome and includes:
- the LOC137826168 gene encoding transcription factor NAI1-like isoform X1, producing the protein MEDSLENWISNLLSQEMEDYDAVLSDSNGSFDEQQFLREILEEPQNLSPEAENLSPTNSSVSFDEPIGDTLHKSYSSNSIKSLKTLPPSSHTTYLLSFDTSSAEPIIPHKPSPKLGSSLQGSSSKRGAVVKDGADEFEPFMDQPRKRVRRPSETQHHIIAERKRRQELTGSIIALSATIPGLKRMDKAYVLREAVNYTRQLQERVKELENQNNDTRVVHHSSTLVMKSQASSDKNSSNISESNKESLFEVEARVLDEEVLIRIHCEKQKDIICNILVLLEKFHLSPTSSSVLPFGTSTLIIHIIAQMDEECRMSTDELVKNLREYLLDVYGMQQ
- the LOC137826168 gene encoding transcription factor bHLH25-like isoform X4 → MEDSLENWISNLEMEDYDAVLSDSNGSFDEQQFLREILEEPQNLSPEAENLSPTNSSVSFDEPIGDTLHKSYSSNSIKSLKTLPPSSHTTYLLSFDTSSAEPIIPHKPSPKLGSSLQGSSSKRGAVVKDGADEFEPFMDQPRKRVRRPSETQHHIIAERKRRQELTGSIIALSATIPGLKRMDKAYVLREAVNYTRQLQERVKELENQNNDTRVVHHSSTLVMKSQASSDKNSSNISESNKESLFEVEARVLDEEVLIRIHCEKQKDIICNILVLLEKFHLSPTSSSVLPFGTSTLIIHIIAQIIIH
- the LOC137826168 gene encoding transcription factor NAI1-like isoform X2, producing MEDSLENWISNLEMEDYDAVLSDSNGSFDEQQFLREILEEPQNLSPEAENLSPTNSSVSFDEPIGDTLHKSYSSNSIKSLKTLPPSSHTTYLLSFDTSSAEPIIPHKPSPKLGSSLQGSSSKRGAVVKDGADEFEPFMDQPRKRVRRPSETQHHIIAERKRRQELTGSIIALSATIPGLKRMDKAYVLREAVNYTRQLQERVKELENQNNDTRVVHHSSTLVMKSQASSDKNSSNISESNKESLFEVEARVLDEEVLIRIHCEKQKDIICNILVLLEKFHLSPTSSSVLPFGTSTLIIHIIAQMDEECRMSTDELVKNLREYLLDVYGMQQ
- the LOC137826168 gene encoding transcription factor NAI1-like isoform X3 gives rise to the protein MEDSLENWISNLLSQEMEDYDAVLSDSNGSFDEQQFLREILEEPQNLSPEAENLSPTNSSVSFDEPIGDTLHKSYSSNSIKSLKTLPPSSHTTYLLSFDTSSAEPIIPHKPSPKLGSSLQGSSSKRGAVVKDGADEFEPFMDQPRKRVRRPSETQHHIIAERKRRQELTGSIIALSATIPGLKRMDKAYVLREAVNYTRQLQERVKELENQNNDTRVVHHSSTLVMKSQASSDKNSSNISESNKESLFEVEARVLDEEVLIRIHCEKQKDIICNILVLLEKFHLSPTSSSVLPFGTSTLIIHIIAQIIIH